Below is a genomic region from Anaerotignum faecicola.
CTGCTGAGCAGCAGCTTATATAATACGATGACTGGTGTCAGCAGTTCTTCGAATATTAAGGTTACATCGGTTTCAGGGAATGCAGTCAGCAGTATGAAGATTGATTCGATTGAGCGTCTGGCTACGGCGTGTACAGTGAAAACGGCAGGAACGGTGACGGGAACGCCAGTGGGAAGCGGCGCTGATATGAGCCAGTTTACCAATGGAGATACGTACTCATTCTCCGCGACACTTGACGGGGTGAACCGGACGATCACATTTACTGCA
It encodes:
- a CDS encoding flagellar hook protein, with product LLSSSLYNTMTGVSSSSNIKVTSVSGNAVSSMKIDSIERLATACTVKTAGTVTGTPVGSGADMSQFTNGDTYSFSATLDGVNRTITFTAGANDADTIKNINQALYRNFGTAVGMKYTAGTGSDKGTMELVQLDAAGNPTDVPVDSSRRVIIQSSGDA